From one Triticum aestivum cultivar Chinese Spring chromosome 4B, IWGSC CS RefSeq v2.1, whole genome shotgun sequence genomic stretch:
- the LOC123094242 gene encoding agamous-like MADS-box protein AGL66 yields MGRVKLAIKRIENNTNRHVTFSKRRNGLIKKAYELSVLCDIDIALLMFSPSRRLCPFSGRHGVEDVLLRYLNMSDNDRGEPIQNREYLISMLQRLKRESDMATQLANPGALNEKIEEIQKEIYACQQQLQISEERLRLFEPDPAAFGSMGEIDNCEKSLMDMLTRVVERKNYLLSNLAPFDPTAPGMQGGNEAQMYVHAMKTEEGGGMGTFAGDAAALWGSDDGQNPGHQIFGGTDPMIYLSDPDVYDGKSQVAGMHGGNGDVGGSSQTADPWRQAYSYTELLSTLIPNTPFPLMQHCLGPDDGQYLPAMVPAAQDQLEASASCSYNMPTSDESGTPVMAYDGGGGVPPPNVG; encoded by the exons ATGGGGCGCGTGAAGCTGGCCATCAAGCGGATCGAGAACAACACGAACCGGCACGTGACCTTCTCCAAGCGCCGGAACGGGCTCATCAAGAAGGCCTACGAGCTCTCCGTCCTCTGCGACATCGACATCGCCCTCCTCATGTTctccccctcccgccgcctctgCCCCTTCTCCGGCCGCCACGG GGTGGAGGATGTGCTTCTCCGGTACCTCAACATGTCCGACAACGACCGGGGAGA ACCCATCCAGAACCGGGAG TACCTCATCAGCATGCTCCAGAGGCTCAAGCGCGAGAGCGACATGGCGACACAGCtcgcaaa CCCGGGGGCGCTGAACGAGAAGATAGAG GAGATTCAGAAGGAGATATACGCGTGTCAGCAGCAGCTGCAGATCTCCGAGGAGCGCCTCAG GCTGTTCGAGCCGGACCCCGCCGCGTTCGGTTCCATGGGCGAGATCGACAATTGCGAGAAGTCCCTCATGGACATGCTCACCCGCGTCGTCGAGAGGAAG AACTACCTGCTCAGCAACCTGGCCCCGTTCGACCCGACGGCGCCCGGGATGCAG GGCGGGAACGAGGCGCAGATGTACGTGCACGCGATGAAGACGGAGGAAGGCGGCGGCATGGGCACGTTCGCCGGCGACGCCGCCGCGCTGTGGGGCTCCGACGACGGGCAAAACCCCGGCCACCAGATCTTCGGCGGGACCGACCCGATGATCTACCTCAG CGACCCGGACGTGTACGACGGCAAATCGCAGGTGGCCGGGATGCACGGCGGCAACGGCGACGTCGGGGGCAGCAGCCAGACGGCGGATCCGTGGCGGCAGGCGTACAGCTACACCGAGCTGCTCTCCACGCTCATCCCCAACACGCCCTTCCCTCTCATGCAGCACTGCCTGGGCCCTGACGACGGCCAGTACCTGCCGGCCATGGTGCCGGCGGCGCAGGACCAGCTGGAGGCCTCCGCCAGCTGCTCCTACAACATGCCCACAAGCGATGAGAGCGGCACGCCCGTCATGGCgtacgacggcggcggtggcgtgccGCCGCCCAACGTCGGCTGA